CACCCGTTGAGGCGCAGCCGCGTGGACTCGGGCGTGGTGAAGACATAGGCAGGGTCCGGCACGCGCCAGCTGTCGCCGTACATCGCGGCGAGCAGGTGGTCGGGCTGTGCGGGGGCGGCGAAGGTGCGGCCCTCGAGCGCGACGGTGGTGCGCGGGAAGATCCAGTCCTCCTCGAACGGCGCGCCGACCTCGCCCATCAGGTACAGCTTGCCGGCGCGCATGAAGCCGCCGAAGACGTCGAGGCCGCGGATGCTGCCGTCGGCCTCGGGCACGTGCACCTTGACAGCGATGCCGCTGTAGCGGGTGACGACGAAGCCCATCTCGACCAGCGTGCGCTGCAGCGCGAACGACTCGAGCATCACGTCGACGGGGTGGCTGTGCCGGCTGACGTAACCCAGGTCGGCATCGGAGTCGTGACCGATCAGCCTGCCGTCGCGGTAGGCGCCGAGCAGCGTGCCGTAGGCCAGGAAGCCCTCGATGCCGCAGTCCTCGAGCGCCGTCAGGACGGTGGCGATGGCGTCCATCAACGGCGCCACCTGGTCGGCGTCGCGGCTGACGAACAGCCGCGAGAGGCGGTTGGACTTGTCGAGGCCGAGCGGCCGACCCTTGCGATCCTGTACGGCGACCCGGCCGCTGCCCGCGCCGAAGCTGACCTCGGCGGCGTACAGCTCGGCATCGGCGACGTGGTCGACCAGCGCGAGGCGGGTCGCACCGTCGAGGAACCGGCGCAGCGGCTGCGGCCAGGCGATCGTGCGGTCTCCCCCGCGTCCCTCGGTGTCGCGCTGGAGCCAGAACGACCACACGCGGGTGCCGTCGAACGTCACGTCGACGACCACGTCGTCGCGCGAGCTGAAGCGGATCCCCTCGTCGTCGACGTGGACGTCCTGCATCGTCGTGGCGGTCACCGAACTCCGACCCCGGCCGTGTCGTCGGGTGACGTCAGGGCCTTCCAGTTGTTGACCTGCCCCATGAGCTGGCAGGCATCGAGGACGAGGTCGTCGAGCGACTCGGGCGGCGGACCGTGGTCCTCGCCCAGCTGAGCGGACAGCCACGTGCGAGCGGCGAGTGCGGCAGCCCGCGTCTCGGACTCGTCGACACCCGGCGCCTTGTCGGCCAGGTCGGCCAGGTCGGCATCGAGGCGGATGTCGGCGAGGTCGCCGAACACCGGGTAGGCCCGCTCCTCGAGGAACGACCGGACCTCCTTGTTGATCCCGAGGCCGAGCTTCACGCCACCGCGGTCGAGGACCGGCTTGGACTCCTTGCCCCTGCGCCCGACCAGCGCCTCGCGGGCCAACTGACGCATGCCGCGGCGGTAGAGCTTGGGGCGCACGACCGAGAGGTGGCTGTTGGCACGACGCAGGAAGTCGCACGAGCCGTAGCCCAGCGAGGGATTGGACTCCACGACCGACAGGTCGACGTCGACCTCGGGCAGGCCTGCGGCTGCGACGAAGCGCTTCCACAGCACCTCCGGCGGCGAGCCCGACGGCGGCACGGTCACGACGTGCACGCTCTCGACGCCGGCGGCCTCCTCCCAGCGTCGTACGAACGTGGGGATCTGCTGGGCGCGGTTGAACGTCTTGAAGGCGCGGGTCTTGCGCGCCCGGCCCAGGAAGGTGGGCTCGATGGAGCGCAGGTAGTCAGGCCAGCCCTCGGTGCCGAGGTTGCGGCAGTAGGTCTGCCACTGGGCCGGGATCGCGCCCAGCTGGTCACGCACCGACACGACGACCTCGATCCGGTCAGCGGCGAACGGCTCGAGCGCGGCGGCGACATGGCGGTCGGCGGCGAAGCTGAGGAACTCCATCGAGACGAGCAGGTCGCCGTCGGTGCTGGCGGCGAGGGCCTGCCAGCGCTCGCGGTTCTGCTGCGGCAGGCGCGGCAGCTTCAGCAGGTCGAGCACGGCCTGCGGACTGCCGGCGGGGTAGCCGACACCGGCATCGGCAAGCACCTCGCGGTGGGTGGCCAGCACTGACTGGATGAAGCTCGTGCCGGTCTTCATCGCACCCACGTGAAGAATCACGCGACGGGTCACTTGCTGCCTCGATCCGCTCTCCAAGGGCTCGTCAACAGGGGCGAACCTAGCATCCGGTGCGCCACCGGCCCGAGTCTAGGATCGGTGGCGTCCACGTCCCCACTCGACCACGAGGTGTTTGCATGCGGCACGGCCCGCAACGCCCCGGTCGTCGCTGGCTGGTGGCCGCGACGACCCTCGCGCTGATGGCCACCAGCGCCGCCGCCTGCAGCTCCGACGACCCGCAGCGCCGGGTCAAGCCGAAGCGGCAGACGCCCACCTCCGCAGCACCCGTGCCCGATCCCGGTCCGAACGACACCGTCCTGCCGCCGTCCGCGCTGGCGCCGAAGCCGCTCCCCGCGCCGGCCACCCGCCCCAACATCCTCCTGATCACCGCCGACGACGCCGCGATCGGCGACCTGGACCACATGCCGCAGCTCAAGCAGTACGTCGCCGACCAGGGCATCACGGTCGAGAACGCGCTGGCGCCGACCCCCATCTGCGTCCCGGCTCGCGCGTCGCTGCTCACCGGGCAGTACTCCCACAACCACGGCGCGGTGACGATCGAGGGTGAGGGCGGCGGGTTCGACGCGTTCGCCGACAACGACACGCTGCCCGTGTGGCTGCAGACCGCTGGCTACGACACCTTGTTCGTGGGCAAGTACCTCAACGGCTATGGCGAGGACGACCCCACGTACGTGCCCCCGGGCTGGACCGACTGGCAGGCGACCGTCGACCCGTCGACGTACAACTTCGAGAGGCCGCAGATCAATCACAACGGCGAGGTCACCGAGCACGAGCAATACTCCACCGACCTGCTGCGCGACCTCTCCGTCGACGAGATCAACGACCCGGCGCGCGCGGCGAAGCCCTGGTACATGTGGGTCAACTACGTCGCACCGCACACCGGCCAGCCGCAGCAGGACGACGACCCGCTGAAGATCGACCCGGACAACGGCAAGAGTCTCAAGACCACCGTGCCGGCGCCGGAGTACGACAACGCGTTCAGCGACCAGGACCTACCCACCACTCCCGACATGTTCGAGGACGAGACGTCCGACAAGACCGTCGCCAAGGTGACCTACCAACGGTGGAACGAGCGCGACCGTGAGCTGCTGCGCGAGTCCTACCAGCAGCGGCTCGAATCGCTGCAGTCGGTCGACGACGCCGTCGCCGAGACGATCGAGGCACTGCGCGAGACCGGCCAGCTCGACAACACCTGGATCGTGTTCACCGGCGACAACGGCTACGCGTCCGGCCAGCACAACATCGCCGGCAAGCTCTGGTACTTCACCGACATCCTCGGCATCCCGATGGTGATGCGCGGGCCAGGACTGCCACGCGGCGAGACCGTCTCCACCCCGGTCACCAACCCCGACCTGGCCACCACGTTCGCCACGCTGGCCGGGGCCACCCCGACCCGCCCGCAGGACGGCGTCGACGTGGCGCCGTACCTCACGACCGAGGCCGACACCCGCGTCGTACCCATCGAGGGCTATCGGGTGACGGGTGGCCTGACGCCGCTCTACTACGGCATCTGGGCCGGGCCCTGGACCTACGTGCGGACCCCCGGCCGCCGCGAGGAGCTCTACAACCGAGACCTCGACCCCTACGAGCTCAGCAGTGTCGCCGACGACCCGCGGTTCGCGACCCAGCTCGGTGAGCTGCGGCGGCTGGCCAAGGAGCAGCACACCTGCGCCGGCGACACGTGTGCGCGAGAGTTCTACTCCTCGGCGCAGCGCTGACGGGGAACGGCCCGACCGGCCGGTAGGTTTGGACGGTGAGCACCACCCCCACCCGCGTCTACGTCGCCCGCCTCGTCGGGCTGCCGGTCTTCGACCCCCAGGGTGACCAGGTCGCGAAGGTGCGCGACATCGTGGTGGCCCTCCGGTCGGAGGCAAACCAGCCGCGCGTGCTGGGGCTGGTGGCCGAGGTCTTCGGGCGGCGCCGGATCTTCGTGCCGATGACCCGGGTGACCCACGTCGACGCCGGGCAGGTGTCGACGACCGGGCTGCTCAACATGCGTCGCTTCGAGCAGCGCCCGACCGAGACGCTGGTCATGGCGCAGATGCTCGACCGCTCAGTCACGATCCAGCCATCGGGCATCAAGGGCACGGTCTACGACGTCGCAATGGAGCAGGCCCGCAACCGCGACTGGGTCGTCAGCCGGGTCGCCGTGTCCGAGCCGGCCAAGGGCTTCCGCCGCCGCGGTCAGACGCACGTGGCCGAGTGGCGTGACGTCGAGGGCCTGACGCGGCGCGAGGAGACGCAGGGCGCCACGCAGCTGCTGGCCTCCATGAACGAGATGCGCCCGGCCGACGCGGCGCACATGATCCACGGCCTGCCCCCCGAGCGCCGCAAGGCCGTCATCGCGGCCCTCGACGACGAGCGGCTGGCCGACGTGCTCGAGGAGCTGCCCGAGGAGGACCAGGTCGAGATCCTGGAGTACCTCGACTCCGAGCGCGCCGCCGACGTGCTCGAGGAGATGTCGCCCGACGACGCCGCCGACCTGATCGCCGACCTGCCGCCCGACATGGCAGCCACCCTGCTGGCACTGATGGAGCCCGACGACGCCGCAGACGTACGGCGCCTGATGTCGTACGCCGAGCACACCGCCGGCGCGATGATGACGCCCGAGCCGGTGATCCTCGACCCGCAGGCCACCGTGGCCGACGCACTGGCCCACGTGCGCAACCCCGAGCTCACACCGTCGCTCGCCGCCCTCGTCTACATCTGCCGTCAGCCCCTCGAGACGCCCACCGGTCGATTGCTGGGCGCGGCCCACATCCAGCGGCTGCTGCGCGAGCCGCCGTCGACGCTGGTCGCTGCCGCGCTCGACGAGTCAATGGACCCGTTGCGCCCCGAGGCGACGATCGACCAGGTGGCGGCACACCTGGCGACGTACAACCTGGTCGCGGCGCCGGTGGTCGACGAGGAAGGCCGGCTCCTGGGCGCGGTCACCGTCGACGACCTGCTCGACCACATGCTGCCCGAGAACTGGCGCGACAATGCCGTCCGGCCCGGCCCGATCGGTGGTGAGTGATGAGCGAGTCCCGCACCCCGCGCCGGCTCGACACTCCGCGCGACAGCCGGCGCACGCTGGTCCGCCGGCCGTCGTACGACTCCGACACGTTCGGGATCTTCGCCGAGCA
This is a stretch of genomic DNA from Nocardioides sp. InS609-2. It encodes these proteins:
- a CDS encoding CBS domain-containing protein, with the translated sequence MSTTPTRVYVARLVGLPVFDPQGDQVAKVRDIVVALRSEANQPRVLGLVAEVFGRRRIFVPMTRVTHVDAGQVSTTGLLNMRRFEQRPTETLVMAQMLDRSVTIQPSGIKGTVYDVAMEQARNRDWVVSRVAVSEPAKGFRRRGQTHVAEWRDVEGLTRREETQGATQLLASMNEMRPADAAHMIHGLPPERRKAVIAALDDERLADVLEELPEEDQVEILEYLDSERAADVLEEMSPDDAADLIADLPPDMAATLLALMEPDDAADVRRLMSYAEHTAGAMMTPEPVILDPQATVADALAHVRNPELTPSLAALVYICRQPLETPTGRLLGAAHIQRLLREPPSTLVAAALDESMDPLRPEATIDQVAAHLATYNLVAAPVVDEEGRLLGAVTVDDLLDHMLPENWRDNAVRPGPIGGE
- a CDS encoding class I SAM-dependent methyltransferase; this encodes MTATTMQDVHVDDEGIRFSSRDDVVVDVTFDGTRVWSFWLQRDTEGRGGDRTIAWPQPLRRFLDGATRLALVDHVADAELYAAEVSFGAGSGRVAVQDRKGRPLGLDKSNRLSRLFVSRDADQVAPLMDAIATVLTALEDCGIEGFLAYGTLLGAYRDGRLIGHDSDADLGYVSRHSHPVDVMLESFALQRTLVEMGFVVTRYSGIAVKVHVPEADGSIRGLDVFGGFMRAGKLYLMGEVGAPFEEDWIFPRTTVALEGRTFAAPAQPDHLLAAMYGDSWRVPDPAYVFTTPESTRLRLNGWFRGIRVGQGRGMGGKDLTPEQPSGFAKWVHADAGADIATIVDLGCGYGTDAVWLGRQGRSTWGMDAHYKSYVRMRKVAEAEELPVRFRWVNLTENRSVLDAAADMAQLAGPRVVTARHVLDAVDGGGRDNLLRLARVLTRGGGALYCQVQVGAERSPQSNGPVTPLDLTDLLDLVSAHGGTVVHREMLNESDAAGADNIARLVVTWK
- a CDS encoding sulfatase; the protein is MRHGPQRPGRRWLVAATTLALMATSAAACSSDDPQRRVKPKRQTPTSAAPVPDPGPNDTVLPPSALAPKPLPAPATRPNILLITADDAAIGDLDHMPQLKQYVADQGITVENALAPTPICVPARASLLTGQYSHNHGAVTIEGEGGGFDAFADNDTLPVWLQTAGYDTLFVGKYLNGYGEDDPTYVPPGWTDWQATVDPSTYNFERPQINHNGEVTEHEQYSTDLLRDLSVDEINDPARAAKPWYMWVNYVAPHTGQPQQDDDPLKIDPDNGKSLKTTVPAPEYDNAFSDQDLPTTPDMFEDETSDKTVAKVTYQRWNERDRELLRESYQQRLESLQSVDDAVAETIEALRETGQLDNTWIVFTGDNGYASGQHNIAGKLWYFTDILGIPMVMRGPGLPRGETVSTPVTNPDLATTFATLAGATPTRPQDGVDVAPYLTTEADTRVVPIEGYRVTGGLTPLYYGIWAGPWTYVRTPGRREELYNRDLDPYELSSVADDPRFATQLGELRRLAKEQHTCAGDTCAREFYSSAQR